Proteins encoded by one window of Conger conger chromosome 1, fConCon1.1, whole genome shotgun sequence:
- the LOC133131483 gene encoding protein rapunzel-like, with protein MHYTAKKSSGSYHFQRPIKLHLHPNTVAMAEILEDRDKLKKGLVKVLQCVATISSAATVVNPIFGVAGSLIRVVLHHVDDEDIKTLKREFGSVNRALDEISQQNRNALLQIKKETLDSQYCHVEENLRHQFRKFMEIVEARPDNRNSKIEAFKESYADDLGDQNLYTLYEGVMGKAKLFSKPVLEVYMKHSQGDRRVMERLCTRLTYLFCIGLIALMGYSALIEDDEEGISEDWAAKMEDVQERMEEVLRRCK; from the exons atgCATTATACAGCTAAAAAAAGCTCTG GTTCCTATCATTTTCAGAGGCCCATAAAACTACATTTGCACCCCAACACTGTTGCAATGGCTGAGATCCTGGAAGACCGTGACAAGCTGAAGAAGGGCCTGGTCAAGGTGCTGCAGTGCGTGGCCACCATCTCCTCAGCTGCCACTGTGGTCAACCCAATATTTGGGGTAGCTGGCTCCTTGATCCGGGTGGTTCTGCATCATGTAGACGACGAGGACATCAAGACACTCAAGCGGGAGTTTGGCAGTGTAAACCGGGCCCTGGATGAGATCTCCCAGCAGAACCGCAATGCCCTGCTGCAGATCAAGAAGGAGACCCTGGACAGCCAGTACTGCCACGTGGAGGAGAACCTGCGCCACCAGTTCCGCAAGTTCATGGAAATTGTGGAGGCCCGGCCCGATAACCGGAACAGCAAGATTGAGGCCTTTAAGGAGAGCTATGCCGATGACCTGGGCGACCAGAATCTGTACACTCTCTATGAGGGTGTGATGGGAAAAGCCAAGCTCTTCAGCAAGCCCGTTCTGGAGGTGTACATGAAGCACTCACAAGGTGATCGCCGGGTAATGGAACGCCTGTGCACCCGCCTCACGTATCTCTTCTGCATCGGCCTCATCGCCCTGATGGGCTACAGTGCCCTGATCGAAGATGATGAAGAAGGCATCAGTGAAGATTGGGCAGCCAAGATGGAAGACGTGCAGGAGAGGATGGAAGAAGTACTCAGAAGGTGCAAGTGA